The following coding sequences are from one Dehalococcoidia bacterium window:
- a CDS encoding UDP-N-acetylmuramoyl-L-alanyl-D-glutamate--2,6-diaminopimelate ligase, producing MLLSALIHALGLPPLAGADAAITGLCYDSRRVTSGALFVAIAGYHVDGAAYLGDAFRRGAAAAVAETEKREQLEPVAAAYGRRLIGVDDPRAALATLAATWFGYPARELVTIGVTGTDGKTTTSYLISTVLEAAGHRSGLFSTAAFKIGAAWEENDSRQTTPEALEVQQLLRRMVQAGASHAVLESTSHGLELHKLDHCEYDVAVFTNLSPDHLDFHGTVDAYAAAKARLFAMLDLSIDKGVPKLAVLNADDPASARMAAATRASRLTYGIDAAADVRAREIDLQPDGSALLLQTPAGTVRTRLGLPGRFNVANALAAAAVAIGLGIAPAVIAGGLESFAGVPGRMQRLDAGQPFTVIIDYAHTAASFQKVLETLRPLTHGRLIAVFGCAGERGGERRTGMGAVAARSADYAVLTSEDPRGEDPAAIVGEIAEAMIAAGACEGRQFERQIDRRAAIARAFSLARSGDLVLLTGKGHEHSIQTPQGSLPWDEASVARSLLTGSGGA from the coding sequence GTGCTGCTTTCCGCGCTGATCCATGCGCTCGGGTTGCCGCCGCTCGCCGGGGCGGACGCGGCGATCACGGGCCTCTGCTACGACTCGCGCCGCGTCACCAGCGGCGCTCTGTTCGTGGCGATAGCCGGGTATCACGTCGATGGGGCCGCGTACCTCGGGGACGCGTTCCGCCGTGGCGCCGCGGCCGCGGTGGCGGAAACAGAGAAACGGGAACAGCTTGAACCGGTCGCCGCCGCGTATGGCCGGCGGCTGATCGGAGTGGACGATCCGCGGGCCGCATTGGCGACGCTCGCCGCGACCTGGTTCGGCTACCCGGCGCGCGAGTTGGTCACGATCGGCGTCACCGGCACAGACGGCAAGACCACAACCAGCTATCTCATAAGCACGGTTCTGGAGGCCGCGGGCCACCGCAGCGGCCTCTTTTCGACGGCGGCCTTCAAGATCGGCGCGGCCTGGGAGGAGAACGATTCACGCCAGACCACACCGGAGGCGCTGGAAGTGCAGCAGCTGTTGCGGCGGATGGTGCAGGCCGGGGCGAGCCACGCGGTGCTGGAGTCGACCAGCCACGGCCTGGAGCTGCACAAGCTCGACCACTGCGAGTACGACGTCGCGGTCTTCACCAACCTCAGCCCGGATCACCTCGATTTCCACGGCACCGTCGACGCGTACGCCGCGGCCAAGGCGCGGCTCTTCGCTATGCTGGATCTTTCGATCGACAAGGGCGTGCCCAAGCTCGCCGTGCTGAACGCCGACGACCCGGCCTCAGCGCGCATGGCCGCCGCCACCCGCGCCAGCCGCCTGACATACGGCATCGACGCCGCGGCGGACGTACGTGCCCGCGAGATTGACCTGCAACCCGACGGCAGCGCGCTGCTGCTTCAGACCCCCGCGGGGACCGTACGCACGCGGCTGGGGTTGCCCGGACGCTTCAACGTTGCAAACGCGCTGGCGGCCGCGGCGGTGGCGATCGGGCTGGGAATCGCTCCCGCGGTCATCGCCGGTGGGCTGGAGAGCTTCGCCGGCGTCCCCGGCCGCATGCAGCGCCTCGACGCCGGCCAGCCGTTCACCGTGATCATTGACTACGCGCACACGGCCGCCTCGTTTCAGAAGGTGCTGGAGACCTTGCGGCCGCTCACCCATGGCCGGCTGATCGCCGTTTTCGGCTGCGCGGGCGAGCGCGGCGGCGAACGGCGGACGGGCATGGGCGCCGTGGCCGCGCGGTCCGCCGATTACGCGGTGCTGACCTCCGAGGACCCGCGTGGCGAAGATCCGGCAGCGATTGTCGGTGAGATCGCCGAGGCGATGATCGCCGCGGGCGCATGTGAAGGGCGTCAGTTTGAGCGGCAGATCGACCGCCGGGCCGCCATCGCGCGGGCCTTCTCGCTGGCCCGCTCCGGCGACCTCGTGCTGCTTACGGGCAAAGGCCACGAACACTCGATCCAGACACCGCAGGGCTCGTTACCCTGGGACGAGGCGTCCGTCGCCCGCAGCCTGCTGACCGGCTCAGGAGGCGCCTGA
- a CDS encoding ComEC/Rec2 family competence protein, protein MTLLSAALAFLAVDLLAVAGGPPWLAVLIAAPAAWLLPARQRRGRLGHLALALGVVAFAIWYLPPRVAPARVGAVASLAGRQVRLLVRAEGDGDPHPAYDAVTAQVLARADGGGSLDGRLRLLLPPQSDVRDDDEWLVAGVIEAVPADGGYGAWLRDNGFDGSLAPRLAQLQRRAATPPWIRFWRRLRLQSLRGLRASLPPREAALAETLVFGGRHVLPAALQADLAATGTTHLATVSAFNLVLLYGLVLASLAPVLGRRPALLLALAVASWYALSVGMRPPVLRGEILLLGLALAGLSGRPRSSLIALVDAAVLLLIPRPDLLRDAAYQLTFAAAAALTVLAPALVLGLQPALPEYEARSARRAAAAALASGSAIALATLPLVAVRFGTVSPYAALANALINPLLPAMTLLALIAGLAVSLAGWLAPLAAPLWLLLLFTERIAHLFASLPLSGSHAAFSSALFSAGCVLAVLALSAWLRRAAGAGRGGVRGTGRTPVRNFVRASWAYAGGAAVAAALVLPGLTLPSAGAAPASGASVAVLPVGGATVLLVTGENRMRLLLSDSDAPDALAYALEDALPAGVTITAAIPLDRRPQTAQALHAVAGDRMLCPTASESAVCAGRPPAAGDGPFEIALGPDATLSVAADSAFEPIVLLRVAGQTILLAGEPAAATGSERTHVDVALLPGWSRGTSHRWLASLSPGAVVLLGNWPAEAVRSLQALLPSAMVRRAGVGGSLLRFAPASSRTHPASSSR, encoded by the coding sequence GTGACCCTGCTGAGCGCTGCGCTCGCCTTTCTGGCCGTTGACCTGCTGGCGGTGGCCGGAGGGCCGCCGTGGCTCGCCGTGCTGATTGCAGCGCCTGCCGCCTGGCTGCTGCCGGCACGACAGCGGCGCGGGCGGCTTGGCCATCTGGCGCTGGCCCTTGGGGTCGTCGCCTTCGCCATTTGGTATCTGCCTCCCCGGGTCGCGCCGGCCAGGGTCGGCGCCGTGGCGAGCCTCGCCGGCCGGCAGGTGCGGCTGCTGGTGCGCGCCGAGGGCGACGGTGATCCCCACCCCGCGTACGACGCCGTCACCGCCCAGGTGCTCGCACGAGCTGATGGCGGCGGCTCGCTCGACGGGCGGCTGCGGCTGTTGCTGCCCCCGCAGTCGGACGTGCGCGACGACGACGAGTGGCTCGTCGCCGGTGTGATCGAAGCCGTCCCAGCAGACGGCGGCTACGGCGCCTGGCTGCGCGACAACGGCTTCGACGGCTCCCTGGCGCCGCGGCTGGCGCAGTTGCAGCGGCGAGCAGCTACACCCCCCTGGATCCGTTTCTGGCGCCGGCTGCGGCTGCAATCGCTGCGGGGCTTGCGGGCGTCGTTGCCGCCGCGAGAGGCCGCGCTGGCGGAGACGCTCGTGTTCGGCGGGCGCCACGTGCTGCCCGCTGCGCTTCAGGCCGACCTTGCCGCCACGGGCACGACCCATCTGGCAACGGTGTCGGCCTTTAATTTGGTGCTCCTCTACGGGCTCGTGCTCGCGTCGCTCGCGCCCGTGCTGGGTCGCCGGCCGGCGCTGCTTCTGGCCCTTGCCGTGGCGAGCTGGTACGCACTCTCCGTCGGCATGCGTCCGCCGGTGCTGCGCGGCGAGATCCTGCTGCTCGGCCTGGCGCTCGCCGGGCTCTCCGGGCGGCCGCGCAGCAGCCTGATCGCGCTGGTGGACGCGGCCGTGTTGCTGCTCATCCCGCGGCCCGACCTGCTGCGCGACGCCGCCTACCAACTCACGTTCGCCGCGGCCGCCGCGCTCACCGTGCTGGCGCCCGCGCTGGTCCTCGGCCTGCAGCCTGCCCTGCCGGAGTACGAAGCGCGGAGTGCGCGCCGCGCCGCCGCGGCGGCTCTGGCGAGCGGCTCCGCCATTGCGCTCGCCACGCTGCCGTTGGTCGCCGTCCGCTTCGGCACCGTGTCGCCTTATGCGGCGCTGGCCAACGCCCTGATCAACCCGCTGCTGCCCGCGATGACGCTGCTGGCGCTGATCGCGGGCCTTGCCGTCTCGCTCGCCGGGTGGCTGGCGCCGCTGGCTGCGCCGCTCTGGCTGCTGCTGCTGTTCACCGAGCGGATCGCGCACCTCTTTGCGTCGCTCCCGCTGTCTGGCTCGCACGCGGCATTCTCAAGCGCGCTGTTCTCGGCCGGCTGTGTGCTTGCCGTCCTTGCCCTTTCGGCCTGGCTGCGCCGCGCCGCTGGCGCCGGACGGGGCGGGGTCCGAGGAACCGGGCGGACGCCCGTGCGCAACTTCGTACGCGCCTCGTGGGCGTACGCGGGCGGCGCCGCGGTAGCGGCAGCGCTGGTGCTGCCCGGTCTGACCTTGCCATCCGCCGGCGCGGCCCCCGCGTCCGGCGCAAGCGTGGCCGTGCTTCCGGTCGGCGGCGCGACGGTTCTGCTGGTAACCGGGGAAAACCGCATGCGACTGCTGCTGAGCGACAGCGATGCCCCGGATGCGCTCGCCTACGCGCTCGAGGATGCGCTGCCGGCCGGCGTCACGATCACGGCCGCCATTCCGCTCGATCGGAGGCCGCAAACGGCCCAGGCGCTGCATGCGGTTGCCGGAGACCGTATGCTCTGCCCGACCGCGTCCGAGAGCGCCGTCTGCGCGGGGCGACCGCCTGCGGCCGGTGACGGCCCGTTCGAGATCGCGCTTGGGCCAGACGCCACGCTGAGTGTCGCGGCGGATTCTGCATTTGAACCGATCGTGCTGCTGCGGGTCGCCGGGCAGACGATCCTGCTGGCGGGCGAGCCAGCAGCCGCGACCGGCAGCGAGCGCACTCATGTCGACGTCGCGCTTTTGCCGGGCTGGAGCCGCGGCACGTCGCATCGGTGGCTTGCATCACTCTCGCCGGGTGCGGTGGTGCTGCTGGGAAACTGGCCCGCCGAAGCCGTGCGCTCGCTGCAGGCGTTGCTCCCATCGGCGATGGTACGCCGGGCCGGCGTGGGCGGTTCGCTGTTGCGCTTCGCCCCGGCTTCGTCGCGGACCCACCCGGCGAGCTCGAGCCGCTGA
- a CDS encoding CAP domain-containing protein, with protein MGAGFTAVRAPHAMAAGGCALSRPSLAQDFEEADLLRRLNEYRTRNGLGALALSPALMAAAAWKSTDLGANAYFSHDDLFRSWLQRLRDCGYTASVNVAENLAAGNADAASTFAQWQSSSGHNVNMLNPSMRVVGIARAFSASSPYGWYWTADFAAVADGDVAAASPPPAAPAGGHGAVTADGAATTSSSGAAPALNATVVVSGTGDCLRVHDAPTIGANVVGCLPDGTAMIVSAGPISADGYTWWKLGALGWAAGQYLAAGQ; from the coding sequence GTGGGCGCCGGCTTTACCGCCGTGCGAGCGCCCCACGCGATGGCCGCGGGCGGCTGCGCACTCTCGCGGCCATCGCTGGCGCAGGACTTCGAAGAGGCCGATCTGCTGCGGCGCCTGAACGAGTACCGAACGCGCAACGGCCTCGGCGCGCTGGCGCTCTCCCCCGCATTGATGGCCGCGGCCGCCTGGAAAAGCACGGATCTTGGCGCGAACGCCTACTTCTCCCACGACGATCTGTTCCGCTCCTGGCTGCAACGGCTGCGCGACTGCGGCTACACGGCCAGCGTCAACGTCGCCGAAAACCTCGCCGCCGGCAACGCGGACGCGGCCTCGACCTTCGCGCAGTGGCAGAGTTCGAGCGGTCACAACGTCAACATGCTCAATCCGTCCATGCGCGTTGTCGGCATCGCCCGCGCCTTCTCAGCCAGCTCGCCCTACGGCTGGTACTGGACCGCGGACTTCGCCGCCGTCGCCGACGGTGACGTTGCGGCCGCATCGCCTCCGCCGGCGGCGCCTGCCGGCGGCCACGGCGCCGTGACCGCGGACGGCGCCGCGACGACGAGCAGCTCCGGCGCCGCGCCTGCTCTCAACGCAACCGTCGTCGTGAGCGGGACGGGCGACTGCCTGCGCGTGCACGACGCGCCCACGATCGGCGCGAACGTCGTTGGCTGCCTGCCCGACGGCACCGCGATGATCGTCTCCGCCGGGCCAATCTCGGCCGACGGTTACACCTGGTGGAAGCTTGGCGCGCTCGGCTGGGCGGCCGGCCAATATCTCGCCGCGGGCCAGTAG